GCCCTCGCCCAGCGCGGTGTCGAGCCCCTCGGGCAGCTCCCGCACCCAGCCCTCCGCTCCCACGGCGGTCAGCGCGGCCCACAACTCCTCGTCCCCCGCGCCGGGTTCGGCGATGAGGAGGTTGTCGCGGACCGTGCCCAGGAAGACGTGGTGCTCCTGGGTGACCAGGACGACCTGGCGCCGCAGCTGCTCGGGGCCGAGCCCGACCACCGGTACCCCGCCGACGGTCACCGTCCCCGACGTGGGCGCGTCGACGCCCGCGAGCAGCCTGCTCAGCGTGGTCTTCCCGGCACCGGACGGACCCACCACCGCGAGCCGTTCACCGGGGCGCACGGTCAGGTCGACACCGTGCAGGACCTCGACGCCACGGCCGTAGGAGTAGTGCACGCCGGTCACGTCGATACGGTCGTCGACGGGAGCGGGAGAGCCTCCCTCGGTCGAGCGCGGAGCCTGCGCGAGGCCCTCCACGCGGGCGAACGAGGCCCCGCCGGACTGGAGTTGCTCGACCCGCACCAGGATCTGGTCGAGTGGAGTGGCCAGTTGCTGCAGATACAGGGCGGCCGCCACGACCGAGCCCAGACTCATCACGCCCCGCGCGTGCAGCATCCCGCCGACCAGCAGCACGCCCGCCACGGGCAGGATGTACGCCACCTCCACCACGGGGAAGAACACACTGCGCAGGTAGAGGGTGAACAGGCGGGTGCGCCGGGCCGTGTCGAGGGCGTCCCGGCTCGCCTGCACGCGCCGCTCCTCAAGCCGATGCGCCTCGACCGTGCGGGCACCGGACGCGGTGGCCCCGAGGATCTCGGCGACGTCCGAGGTGGCCGCGCCCTCGGCCAGATAGCCGTCCCTGGCCCGCCGCAGATACCAGCGCAGGACGAACCAGATCGGCAGCAGACCGAACACGCCGACCGTGCCCAGCAGCGGGTCCAGGACGAAGACCGCGGCGAGCAGGAACACGAACTGCACGCTGTTGATGAGCAGTTCGGGTCCCGCGTCCCGCAGGGTGGTGCCGACGGTGGCCACGTCCGCGGTGCCGCGGGCGGTGAGGTCGCCGGTACCGGCGCGTTCCACGACGGAGGCGGGCAGGGCGAGGGTGCGGTCCACGAACTCCTCGCGGACCCGGGCGAGGGTGCGTTCGCCGAAGCGGTGGCCGACGTAGCGGGCCCAGCGGGACAGGACCAGTTGGGCGAGGGAGCAGAGCACCAGGGTGAGGGCGAGCCGGTCCACCGCGGCCACGCCGTGCCCCTTGCGCACCTCGTCGATGATCCGGCCCAGCACCCAGGGACCGGCCAGGCCCGCCAGCGCGGCAAGGGAGTTCAGGGCGAGCGCGGCGGTGAAGGCCCGGGTGTCGGCCTTCACCAGGCGGGTGGTGGCCCGGCGGACGTCCGCGGGTTCCGCCACGGGGAGCTGGTTCATCGCACGACTTCCTCTGCGTCCGTGTCCCGCGCGACCAGGGCCCGGTAGCCGGGGTCGGTGGAGAGGAGGTCGCGGTGGGTTCCGGTGGCCGCGAGTTTGCCTTCGGCCAGGTAGAGAACCGTGTCGGCGTGGTCGAGCAGCAGGGGGGAGGTGGTGGTGACGAGCGTCGTACGGCCGTCCCGGGCCTCGCGCAGCCGCTCGGCCACGAGTGCCTCGGTGTGGGCGTCCAGGGCCGAGGTGGGTTCCATGGCCAGGAGGATCTCCGGGTCGGCGAGGAGGGCTCTCACCAGGCGGACGCGTTGGCGCTGGCCGCCGGAGAGGTTGCGGGCCTGGGCGTCCATGGGGGAGTCGAGGCCGTCCGGGAGGCCCTGCACGATGTCGTCCGCCGCTGCCGCGTGCAGGGCGGCTGCGAGTTCGTGGGAGCTTGTCGCGCCCCGCGGCGGAGCCGTATCTCGGTACAGCCCCGCGCCCCTGGAGGGCGCCACCACCTCGCGCAGGTCGCCCGCGAACAGGTCCGCCTCGTGGTCCGCCACCAGGATGTGCTCCCTGACCTGGGACAACCGGATCTCCTCCAGCGGTACTCCGCCCCAGGTCGCCGTCGAGGCGGTGTAGCGGCCCAGGCGGTCCAGGACGGCTGCCGCGTCCGCGGGCCGCGTGCAGGCCAGGGCCGTCAGGCGGCCCGGGAGGACGCGTACGCCCGACTCCGGGTCGTGCAGTACCGACGGCTCCGACGGGGCGTCCCGCGTGCCCAGGTCCTCCATCGGCTCCAGGCGCAGGAACCGTACGACCCTGCGCGCCGCCACCACACCGCGGCTCAGCTGGTATCCGCACTCCACCCAGAACGCCACCGGGCCCACCAGGACCGCGACATAGCCGTACACCGCCACCAACTCGCCCACGGTGATGTCGCCCTGGGCGGCCAGACGGGCCGCGAGCCAGGTGACCACGGCGAGGAACAGGGTGGGCAGGCCGACGCCGAGGGCCTGGACCCAGCTGGTGACCGCGCCGACCCGGTAGCCCTGGGCCCGCAGGCGTTGGCTGTCCCGGTGGAAGGCGTCGGCGACCAGGCTCTTGCCGCCGAGGCCGTTCAGCACGCGCAGGCCGCCCGCGAGGTCGGCGATACGGGCGGTGAGGACGCCCTGGCGGTCCCGGTACTCCGTCTCGGCCCCCTGGAGACGGGACAGGAACGGACCCACGAGGAGGACGACCGCCGGCATGCCGAGCAGGACCACGACCGCGAGCACCGGGGACACCGAGATCAGCACGGCGGCGACCGTCAGATAGGCGGCGCACGCCCCGACCCCCGGGCCGACGACGGTCAGGGCGCCGGCGATCGTCTGCACGTCACCGACGCCGATCGTGACGACCTCCCCGGCGCCGGTCCGGCGCGAGAGCGCGGCACCGAGACGGACCGCCTGTCCGACGACCACCTTGACCGTGCGGAAGTTGGCGTCCATCCGCACCCGGGTCATCGTGCGGTGCCGCATGATGCTCAGCCAGGCGTTGAAGGAGCCGACCGCGAACAGCGCGAAGCTCCAGCCGGCGAGCGCCGTCCAGTCGCCCGGCTCCAGGCCCTCGTCGATGGCCTTCGCCATCAGATACGGCGTCGCCGCCAGCAGCACCATCCAGGAACTGCCCAGCAGCGCCCCGGCGACGGACCGCCCCGGCTGGCAGCGGACCAGCCACCACAGATACCGCCAGCCGCCGCGGACGTCGGGCGTGCCGGGGTCCTCATAGGCGTCGATCATCAGTCCCCCTGGTAGGTCGCGCAGGTCACCTGGATCACGCGAGGCTGTCCCGCCACGCCCGGTGCAGATCCGCGAACCGGCCCGTGCCCGCGACGAGTTCGGCCGGTGCGCCGTCCTCGACGATCCGGCCGTGCTCCATGACCAGGACCCGGTCCGCGATCTCGACGGTCGACAGCCGGTGCGCGATCACGACGGCCGTACGGCCCTTCAGGACCGTCGCCATCGCGCGCTGCACGGCCCGCTCGCCCGGGATGTCCAGCGAACTGGTCGCCTCGTCCAGGATCAGCACCGCCGGGTCGGCGAGCAACGCCCGCGCGAACGCCACGAGTTGACGCTGACCCGCGGAGATGCGGCCGCCTCGCTTGCGGACGTCCGTGTCGTAGCCGTCGGGCAGGGCGCTGATGAAGTCGTGCGCGCCGATCGCCTTCGCGGCCTGCTCGATCTCCGCACGGCTCGCGTCCGGGCGGCCGATCGCGATGTTCTCGGCGACCGTGCCGGAGAACAGGAACGCCTCCTGCGTCACCATGACGACCCCGCGCCGCAGCTCGGGGACGGCCAGGTCGCGCAGGTCCGTGCCGTCCAGGAGGACCCGGCCGTCCGAGGGGTCGTAGAAACGGGCGAGAAGCTTGGCGAGCGTCGACTTCCCGGCGCCGGTCGAGCCGACCACCGCGACCGTCTGCCCGGCGGGCAGGGTCAGATCGAAGCGGGGGAGCACCTCGCCGCCCGTGCGGTAGGCGAACCGCACGCCGTCGAAGACGACCTCGCGGCCCGGGTGTTCCGACTCCGGTGCCGGGAGCTGCCGGGGTGTGGCGGGCTCCGGGACGGTCGGGGTCTGGGCCAGCAGGCCCGCGATCTTCTCCAGGGAGGCCGCCGCCGACTGGTAGGAGTTCAGGAACATCCCGAGCCGGTCGATCGGGTCGTACAGCCGCCGCAGATACAGCACCGCCGCCGCCAGCACGCCCAGCTCCAGCGAACCCTGCGCCACCCGGTAGGCGCCCCACAGCACGATCCCCGCGACGGCCGTGTTGGCGACCAGCCGGGACCCGACGACATAGCGGGCCATCTCCAGGAGCGCGTCGCCGTTGACCCGCTCGTGCCGTTTGTTCAGGACGGCGAAGTCGGCGTCGTTGGCCGCCTCGCGGCGGAACGCCCGCACCGGCCGGATGCCGTTCATCGTCTCCACGAACTTCACGATCACGGCGGCGATGGCGGTCGACCGCTGCGTGTACACCCGTCCCGCCCGCCGCCGGTAGCCGCGCATGAGCAGGTACAGCGGCACGAAGGACGCCACCGCGACCGCGCCGAGGGCGAGATCCAGCCAGAGCAGCAGGGCGGAGATGTACAGGAAGGAGAGGACGACGGTGACGAGCTCCTGGAGGCCCTCGCTGAGGAGTTCGCGCAGCGACTCCACGTCCGCCGTCGAACGGGAGATGAGCCGGCCCGAGGTGTAGCGCTCGTGGAAGTCGACGCTCAGCGCCTGGGCGTGCCGGAAGATCCGGCCGCGCAGGTCGAGCAGCACGTCCTGGTTGACGCGGGCGGAGACCAGGATGAACGCGTACTGGAGCCCGCCGGAGACCAGCGCGCACAGCAGATAGCCGACGCCCACCGCGATCAGCGGGCCGTTGTCGTGGTCCCGGAACGCGGGGACGGCGTGGTCGATCGCGTACGCCACCAGCAGCGGGCCCGCCTGGACGGCCGCCTGCTGGAACAGCAGCAGGAGGGTCGTGACGGTGACGCGCGCCCTCATCGGGGCGAGCAGCGAACGCAGCAGGAGGGACGTGGCGCGCGGGGGAGTGGGCAGGACGTCGCGGTCGAAGGCGTCGTCGGTGTCCTTCGGTCCGGACAGGCCGGGTTCCTCGTCCGCGGTGGGCGCGGACGCAGTGGGGGCCGTCATCGGGCGCACTCCTCTTCCCTGGACTCTTCCCGGGGCTCTTGGCCGGGCTCCGTCCTGCTCTCGTCCCCCGGCTCCTCCCCGGCCCCGGACATCAGGTGGGCGTACTCGGCGTTCGTGCGCAGGAGTTCGTGATGGGTACCGACAGCCGTGATGCGGCCGTCCGACAGCAGGGCGACCCGGTCGGCGAGCTGCACGGTGGAGGGGCGGTGCGCGACGATCAGGGCGGTGGTGTCCGCCAGTACATCCCGCAGGGCCGCCTCCACCGCTGCCTCCGTGTGGACGTCCAGGGCGGACAGGGGGTCGTCCAGGACGAGGAAACGGGGGGCGCCGACCACGGCCCGTGCGAGGGCCAGGCGTTGGCGCTGACCGCCGGAGAGGCTGAGGCCCTGCTCGCCGACCTGGGTGTCGGTGCCCTGGGGAAGGGCGTACACGAAGTCCGCCTGGGCGACGGACAGGGCCCGGTCCAGTTCTCCTTCGTCCGCGCCCATCAGGACGTTGTCGCCGACGCCGGTGGAGAACAGGGTGGGTTCCTCGAAGGCCACGGCGACCTTCGAGCGCAGCTCCTGCCTGGACATCGCGGTGATGTCCTCGCCGTCCAGGGTGATGTGCCCGGAGGTCAGTTCGTGGAGGCGGGGGACCAGGGCGGTGAGAGTGGTCTTGCCGCTGCCTGTCGCGCCCACGAGGGCCATCGACTCGCCCGGGCGGATGTGGAGGTCGATCAGGTCGAGGATCGGCGGGGAGTCCTCGGGGGCGTCGGGGTAGCGGAAGCGGACGTGGTGGAACCGGAGGCCGTCGGAGTCGGCTGCGGGCCGGTGGGGGCCTGCCGCGCGGTTCCCTTCCTCCTGTTCCGGCACTTCGTCCATGGCCTCGAAGTAGCGCTCCGTCGCCGTGGCCGCCTCTTGGCTCATCGCCAGCAGGAAGCCGATGGAGTCCACCGGCCAGCGCAGCGCGAGTGCCGTCGACAGAAAGGCGACCAGGGTGCCCGCGGACAGCGAACCGTCCGCCACCTGTACGCAGCCCAGGACCAGCGCCGCCCCGATCGCCACCTCCGGGAGCGTCACGATGACGCCCCAGATGGCCGCCAGCAGCCGCGCCTTGCGCAGCTCGGTCCCCCGCAGCGTCCCCGACAGGTCCCGGAACGCCCGCGCCTGTGACCGGTGGCGGCCGAAACCCTTGATGATCCGGATGCCGAGGACGCTCTCCTCGACGACCGTCGTGAGGTCGCCGACCTGGTCCTGGGCGAGGCGGGCCACACCGGCGTAGCGCCTCTCGAAGATCACGCAGGTGATCATCACCGGGATGGCCGGACCGAGGATCACCAGACCCAGGGCCCAGTCCTGGAGCAGCATGATGATCACGCCGACGATGATGGTCACGGCGTTGACCAGCAGGAACGTCAGAGGGAAGGCGAGGAACATCCGCAGGAGCATGAGGTCCGTAGTGCCCCGGGACAGGAGCTGGCCGGATGCCCAGCGGTCATGGAAGGCCACCGGGAGCCGCTGGAGGTGCCGGTACAGGCCCGCCCGCATCTCCGCCTCCACGTGGGAGAGCGGTCTCGCCACCAGCCAGCGCCGCAGTCCGAACAGCAGCGCCTCCGCGAACCCGAGCAGCAGCAGGTACAGGGCCCCGCGCCACACGCCAGCCGTGTCGTGGTCGGCGATCGGGCCGTCCACCATCCACTTCAGGACGAGCGGGATCACCAGCCCCGTACAGGAGGCCAGGATCGCGACGGACGCGGCGGTGAACAGCCGCGCGCGAGCCGGCCGGACATACGGCCACAGGCGCAGCAGGGTCCGTACGGCCGACCGGTCCTTGGTGTTTGCACGTGTCGTGGACATCAGGTGCGAGCCTACGGACCGGCACTGACAACGCCCACCGAGTTTTGGCCCGACCGCAATCGGCCGCCGGACCTACGACCTGCATGTTCGCGGGGTCGTACGAGGGCATCCACCGATCGGTTGATGCCGGGTCGAGCGCGACGGGCGATGTGGCGGCGGGCCCCGCACCGGCACGCTGATGCCATGTCCGTCATCGAAGTGAGCGAACTGCGCAAGTCCTACGGCGGCCGGACCGTCGTCGACGGGATCTCCTTCACCGTCGAGGAGGGCGAGATCTTCGGGATCCTCGGCCCGAACGGCGCCGGCAAGACCACCACCGTCGAGTGCGTGGAGGGCCTCAGGGTCCCCGACGCGGGCCGGGTCCGGGTCACCGGCCTCGACCCCGTCGCCAACCACGCGCGTGTGGCCCGCGTGCTGGGCGCCCAGCTCCAGGAGAGCGAACTCCAGGCCAAGCTCACCGTCCGCGAGGCCCTGGAGCTGTACACCGCGTTCCACGAGAAGCCCGTCGACTGGCGGCCGCTCGCCGAGCGACTCGGACTGGCCCAGAAGCTCACCACCCGGTTCGGCAGGCTCTCCGGTGGCCAGAAGCAGCGCCTGTTCATCGCGCTGGCCCTGGTCGGCAACCCCCGGATCGTCGTCCTGGACGAGCTGACCACCGGTCTCGACCCGCGCGCCCGCCGCGACACCTGGGAGCTGATCGAGGACATCCGCGCGAACGGCGTCACCGTTCTGCTCGTCACCCACTTCATGGAGGAGGCCCAACGGCTCTGCGACCGGATCGCCGTCATCGACAAGGGCCGGGTCGCCGCCCTGGACACCCCGGCGGGACTCATCCGGCGCTCGGCGGGCGGCACCGTCATCAGCTTCACGCCCTCCGCCCCGCTGGACGACCGCGAGCTGAACGCGCTGCCCGGGCTCGCCGCCATCGAGCACCGCGAAGGCCGCCTCACCCTGTCCGGCACCGACGAGACCGTCAACGCCGTGCTCACCCTGCTCGCCCGCCGCCATGTCACCGCCCACCAGCTCCGTGTCGTCGACGCCACCCTCGACGACGCCTTCCTCGACCTGACCCAGGAGGCCACGGCATGAACACCGCCGTACTGAGGACCGAAGTCCGTCTCTTCCGCCGCGAACCGGGCGCCCTCTTCTGGATCGTGCTGTTCCCGACCCTGCTCCTGGTGATCCTCGGCTCGATCCCGTCCTTCCGGCACCACGAGGCCGACCTCGGCGGCCTCAGGACCATCGACGTCTACGTCCCCGTGGCCGTGCTCCTGGGCATGATCGTGGGCGGCCTCCAGTCCATGCCGCAGACCCTCACCGGCTACCGCGAGCGCGGCATCCTGCGCCGCATGGCCACGACTCCGGTCCGGCCCTCCGCCCTGCTGTCCGCGCAGATGACCGTCTACGGCGGTGCCGCCCTGGCGTCCGCACTCGTCGCCCTCGCCGTCGGCCGGCTCGCCTTCGACGTGACTCTGCCCGAGCAGCTCTTCGGATACCTGCTCGCCCTGGTCCTCGCCGTCCTGGCCGCCCTCGCACTCGGCGCGGTGATCTCCGCCCTGTCCCGGACGACGAAGATCGCCGGTGCCATCGGGTCCGCCGTGTTCTTCCCGTCGATGTTCTGCGCGGGCGTGTGGGCGCCGGTGCAGACCATGCCGCACCTGCTCGCCCGGATCGTCGGGTACACCCCGTTCGGCGCGGCCGCCGAGGCCCTGAACCGGGCCGCCGCGGGCCACTGGCCGGGCTGGACGCACCTGGGCGTCCTCGTCGCCTGGACGGTGCTGCTGACGGCCGCCGCGTCGCGCTGGTTCCGCTGGGAGTAGGGGAGGGGCCGTGCAGACTGGGGACATGACCGTGGTGGACACACAGATCGAGCGGCGCCTGGAACAGCTGCACATCTGGGGGCCGTACGCGCTGCTCGGCATCGGTGTCGTCCTCGCGGTCGGTTCCGCGGAGCTGCAGAGGGGCCCCGAGGAGTGGTACGCCGCAGGGGGCCTGGTCGTCGCCGCGCTCGTGCTCCAGACGTGGTGGCACGGCACCCGGCACCGCCGTGCCGACCGCGGCCGCAGCCCCTCGCGGGCCGGAACGGTGTACTACGCCGTGCGCTGGGCCATCGCCTTCGCCCTCACCTGGATCAATCCGTTCTTCGCGTTCTACGCCGCCACCGGCTACATGGACGCGGACGAGCTGATCCCGGGCATGTGGCGGCGGCTCGGACTGTTCGCGAGCGCGGTCACCGTGGCGGGCGCGCAACTCGGCGGACTTCCCGCGAGCGGCACGGGCGAGTGGCTCGGGTTCGCCGGACTCCTGTTCGTCAACTTCGGCCTTCAGGCGGTGGTCGCCCACATCACCGAACAGGAGGAGCAGCGCTCCAGGGAGCGCGCCGAGACCATCGAGGCGTTGCAGCAGGCGCTCGACGAGAACGCCGCCCTGCACGCCCAACTCCTCGTCCAGGCACGGGAGGCCGGGGTCGCCGACGAGCGCCGACGGCTCGCCGCCGAGATCCACGACACCCTCGCCCAGGGCCTGACCGGCATCATCGCCCAGCTCCAGGTCGTCGCGAACACGCCCGACGAGGCCCTGGCCCGCGAACACGCGCACCGGGCCATGGACCTGGCCCGGCACAGCCTGGGCGAGGCCCGCCGCTCGGTCCACAACCTCGCCCCGGTCGCCCTGGACGACGCGGGCCTTCCCGAAGCCCTGAAGCAGACGGTCGCCGACTGGGGCGAACGCACCGGTGTGCGCGCCGAGTTCACGGTCACCGGCATCGCTCAGCAGCTCCACGACGAGGTCTCCGCGACCCTCCTGCGGATCGCCCAGGAAGCTCTCTCGAACGCCGCCCGGCACGCCCGTGCCGCCCGCGTCGGCGTCACCCTGACCTTCCTGGGCGACGAGGTCATCCTCGACATCCGCGACGACGGCGTCGGCTTCGACCCCCTCGCCCTCGCGCCCCGCACCCGCACCGGCGGCTTCGGCCTCGACGGCATGCGCGCCCGCGCCGAACGCATCGCGGGCTCCCTCACCGTGGAGACCGAACCGGGCCACGGCACCGCGCTGTCGGCTCGCGTACCGTTGGTCCGCCATGACCAGTGACGTGCCGAACTCCGTACCGCTGCCCGTGCCGATCTCCCTGCTGATCGTCGACGACCATCCCGTCGTACGGGACGGTCTGCGCGGCATGTTCGAGTCCGCGCCCGGCTTCACCGTCCTCGGTGAGGCGTCCGACGGCGTCGAGGCGGTCGAGCGGGCCGCCGTGCTCGACCCCGACGTGATCCTGATGGACCTGCGCATGCCGGGCGGCGGCGGGGTCGACGCCATCCGGGAGCTGACCCGCCGCTCCGCCCGTGCACGGGTGCTCGTCCTGACGACGTACGACACCGACTCCGACACGCTGCCCGCGATCGAGGCGGGCGCGACCGGCTACCTGCTCAAGGACGCCCCGCGGGACGAACTGTTCACCGCGGTGCGGGCGGCGGCGGCAGGCCGAACCGTTCTGTCCCCGGCGGTCGTCTCCCGCCTGGTCTCCGCGGTCCGCGCACCCAAGACCCCACCGGGCGAGCCCCTGTCCGCCCGGGAGCGCGAGGTGCTCGCCCTGGTCGCCAAGGGCACCTCCAACCGCGAGATCGCCCGCGAGCTGTTCATCAGCGAGGCGACCGTGAAGACCCATCTCACCCACCTGTACGCCAAGCTGGGCGTCAACGACCGCGCGGCGGCGGTCGCGACGGCGTACCAGCGAGGGATCCTCGGCTAGCCGGGATACGGCAGCAGTCCGGCGGCCGTCCTCTCCCACGCCGACTTCAGCTCGGCGAGCAACTCCGGTCTGTCGGGGGCCAGGTCGGCCTGTTCGCGCAGGTCGGCGCCTAGGTCGTAGAGGTGGTCCTGGCCGGCCGAGTCCTGGTAGTACTTCCAACTCCCGCGCCTGAGAGCTCGATTGGCCCGCACCCGCCAGAACAGGTCGTGCTCCGGCGGCCGTTCGCCGCGCAGCAGGTACCCGGCCAGGCTCGCTCCGTCCAGCGGATAGGCCGGATCGGGTCGTGCGCCGGCCACCTCCAGGAAGGTCGCGGTCCAGTCGGGGGAGACGTTCGGCTCGTGGCTGACCTGGTTGCCGTCGATCCGGTGCGGCCAGCGCACGATCGTCGGCACCCGGATGCCGCCCTCCTGGAGCACGAACTTCTCACCGCTGAGCGGCCACAGGTACGACCAGCGCTCACCGCCGTTGTCGCTGGCGAAGTACACCAGCGTGTGCTCCTCCTGCCCGGAGCGGCGCAGTGCGGCGAGCACCTCGCCGACGGCCGCGTCGAGGCTCTGGACCATCTCCGTGTACTTCTCGACGGAGCCGCCGTCGTAGTGGTTGAGCGCCTTGGTGATGTCGGCCTGGGTCTTGGCGGCCCGGATCTTCGCCGCGATCTCGGCGCCGGTCTCCTCATCGCCCGCCGCGAGCCAGGGCCAGTGCGGGGTGGTGAAGTTGAGGTTCAGCAGCCAGGGCTTGTCGTGATCCCGGCCGACGTATTCGACGGCCCGCTCGGTCAGCACCTGGGTGTAGTACCGCAGGTCCTTGTAGGTCGCGTCACCCTCGTAGAGGTCGTAGTCGCCGAGCTGGCCGAGCTTGGAGAAGTACTCCAGCACACCCCCGTGGTTGCCGAAGAACTCGTCCCAACCGGACTTGGTGGGGCTGTAGTCGGGCAGCCAGCCGCAGTGCCACTTGCCGATGAGCGCGGTGGAGTATCCGGCCTTCTTCAGCAGCGAGGCGAGGGTCGGGTGGTTCGGGTCGAGCCCCTGAGTCCGGTTGGCGATCGGCTCGGCGAGGCCGCCTTGTGTACGCCCCGGATACCGCCCGGTGTACAGGCTGAACCGGGTCGGGGAGCAGGTCGCGGACCCCGAGTACGCGTCGGTGAACCGCACCCCCTGCCGGGCCAGCCGGTCCAGGTTCGGCGTCTTGATGTGGGGGGCGCCGTACGACGACAGGTCGGCCCAGCCGAGGTCGTCGCCGAGGATGACGAGGAGGTTGGGGCGCTTTCCGGAGCCGGACGGGCGCGAGGCGAAGGGCCGTTCGGCGGGAGCGGCTTCGGCGGCGGTCGTCGCAGCGGCGACGGCGGTCACAGCGCCACCGCCGACGAGACCACCGAAGGCACGGCGGGATATCTCGGGCATGTCATCGAGTGTGATCAGCCTGCCGATGTCATGGCCAGCGATCACATGAGCTGTTCACGGACCCGCAACACGCCTCAGCCGACCAC
This is a stretch of genomic DNA from Streptomyces sp. NBC_00285. It encodes these proteins:
- a CDS encoding response regulator transcription factor, which encodes MTSDVPNSVPLPVPISLLIVDDHPVVRDGLRGMFESAPGFTVLGEASDGVEAVERAAVLDPDVILMDLRMPGGGGVDAIRELTRRSARARVLVLTTYDTDSDTLPAIEAGATGYLLKDAPRDELFTAVRAAAAGRTVLSPAVVSRLVSAVRAPKTPPGEPLSAREREVLALVAKGTSNREIARELFISEATVKTHLTHLYAKLGVNDRAAAVATAYQRGILG
- a CDS encoding sulfatase family protein, translated to MPEISRRAFGGLVGGGAVTAVAAATTAAEAAPAERPFASRPSGSGKRPNLLVILGDDLGWADLSSYGAPHIKTPNLDRLARQGVRFTDAYSGSATCSPTRFSLYTGRYPGRTQGGLAEPIANRTQGLDPNHPTLASLLKKAGYSTALIGKWHCGWLPDYSPTKSGWDEFFGNHGGVLEYFSKLGQLGDYDLYEGDATYKDLRYYTQVLTERAVEYVGRDHDKPWLLNLNFTTPHWPWLAAGDEETGAEIAAKIRAAKTQADITKALNHYDGGSVEKYTEMVQSLDAAVGEVLAALRRSGQEEHTLVYFASDNGGERWSYLWPLSGEKFVLQEGGIRVPTIVRWPHRIDGNQVSHEPNVSPDWTATFLEVAGARPDPAYPLDGASLAGYLLRGERPPEHDLFWRVRANRALRRGSWKYYQDSAGQDHLYDLGADLREQADLAPDRPELLAELKSAWERTAAGLLPYPG